A window of the Gemmatirosa kalamazoonensis genome harbors these coding sequences:
- a CDS encoding Rad52/Rad22 family DNA repair protein, whose protein sequence is MAQETELTRLRDPFAPEDIEWRVQTAGEKNGKPWARVLAYVTNRAIMDRLDEVVGPANWQNVYKEGPAGGVICGLSVRVARSDGTSEWVTKWDGAENSDVEPVKGGLSNSMKRAAVQWGLGRYLYDLEEGWAQVHDGGRFSAKTKDGKWFKWDPPTMPEWALPKAQVASVDQLARIDALLSQVRNAKVAGGIRKRVAEGLTRAAADDAIRFLEARIAVETESQRAA, encoded by the coding sequence ATGGCACAGGAGACCGAGCTGACCCGGCTGCGCGACCCCTTCGCGCCCGAGGACATCGAGTGGCGGGTGCAGACCGCCGGCGAGAAGAACGGGAAGCCGTGGGCGCGCGTGCTCGCCTACGTCACGAACCGCGCGATCATGGACCGCCTCGACGAGGTCGTGGGGCCGGCGAACTGGCAGAACGTGTACAAGGAAGGCCCTGCCGGCGGCGTGATCTGCGGGCTCTCGGTCCGCGTCGCGCGGTCGGACGGCACGAGCGAGTGGGTGACGAAGTGGGACGGCGCGGAGAACAGCGACGTCGAGCCGGTGAAGGGCGGGCTCTCGAACTCGATGAAGCGTGCGGCGGTGCAGTGGGGCCTCGGCCGCTACCTGTATGATCTCGAGGAGGGGTGGGCGCAGGTGCACGACGGCGGCCGCTTCAGCGCGAAGACGAAGGACGGCAAGTGGTTCAAGTGGGACCCGCCGACGATGCCGGAGTGGGCGCTGCCGAAGGCGCAGGTCGCGTCCGTCGATCAGCTCGCGCGCATCGACGCGCTGCTCAGCCAGGTGCGCAATGCGAAGGTCGCGGGCGGCATCCGCAAGCGCGTCGCCGAAGGGCTGACCCGCGCCGCGGCCGACGACGCGATCCGCTTCCTGGAAGCTCGCATCGCCGTGGAGACGGAGTCGCAGCGGGCCGCCTGA